A DNA window from Citrobacter tructae contains the following coding sequences:
- the proY gene encoding proline-specific permease ProY, producing the protein MESNNKLKRGLSTRHIRFMALGSAIGTGLFYGSADAIKMAGPSVLLAYLIGGVAAYIIMRALGEMSVHNPAASSFSRYAQENLGPLAGYITGWTYCFEILIVAIADVTAFGIYMGVWFPAVPHWIWVLSVVLIICAINLMSVKVFGELEFWFSFFKVATIIIMIVAGFGIIIWGIGNGGQPTGIHNLWSNGGFFSNGWLGMVMSLQMVMFAYGGIEIIGITAGEAKDPEKSIPRAINSVPMRILVFYVGTLFVIMSIYPWNQVGTDGSPFVLTFQHMGITFAAGILNFVVLTASLSAINSDVFGVGRMLHGMAEQGSAPKMFAKTSRRGVPWVTVMVMTVALLFAVYLNYIMPENIFLVIASLATFATVWVWIMILLSQIAFRRRLPPEEINALTFKVPGGVVTTVIGLIFLVFIIGLIGYHPDTRISLYVGFAWIALLLIGWVFKRRRERQLAEVN; encoded by the coding sequence ATGGAAAGTAATAACAAGCTAAAGCGTGGGCTGAGCACCCGGCACATCCGCTTTATGGCATTAGGTTCAGCAATTGGTACCGGATTGTTTTATGGCTCAGCTGATGCCATCAAAATGGCGGGGCCGAGTGTGTTGCTGGCCTATCTTATCGGTGGCGTGGCGGCGTACATTATCATGCGCGCGCTGGGCGAAATGTCCGTTCATAACCCGGCAGCCAGTTCGTTCTCGCGCTATGCGCAGGAAAACCTCGGACCGCTGGCAGGCTACATTACCGGCTGGACCTACTGTTTTGAAATCTTGATTGTCGCCATTGCCGACGTGACCGCTTTCGGTATTTATATGGGCGTCTGGTTCCCGGCTGTGCCGCACTGGATCTGGGTTCTGAGCGTGGTGCTGATTATCTGCGCCATCAACCTGATGAGCGTGAAGGTGTTTGGCGAGCTGGAGTTCTGGTTCTCGTTCTTTAAGGTTGCCACCATCATCATCATGATTGTTGCCGGTTTCGGCATCATCATTTGGGGCATTGGTAACGGCGGGCAACCGACCGGTATTCATAACCTGTGGAGCAACGGTGGTTTCTTCAGTAACGGCTGGCTGGGTATGGTCATGTCGCTGCAAATGGTGATGTTTGCCTACGGCGGGATTGAGATTATCGGTATTACTGCTGGCGAAGCAAAAGACCCGGAGAAATCCATTCCGCGCGCGATCAACTCTGTGCCGATGCGAATCCTGGTGTTTTACGTGGGGACGCTGTTCGTCATTATGTCTATTTATCCGTGGAACCAGGTGGGCACCGACGGTAGCCCGTTCGTCCTGACGTTCCAGCATATGGGCATTACCTTTGCAGCAGGTATCCTTAACTTTGTGGTGCTGACCGCCTCGCTGTCGGCGATCAACTCTGACGTCTTTGGTGTGGGCCGTATGCTGCACGGCATGGCGGAGCAGGGAAGCGCACCGAAAATGTTCGCCAAAACCTCGCGTCGTGGCGTGCCGTGGGTGACGGTGATGGTGATGACCGTCGCGCTACTGTTTGCGGTGTATCTCAACTACATCATGCCGGAGAATATCTTCCTGGTTATTGCCTCGCTGGCGACGTTTGCCACGGTGTGGGTGTGGATTATGATCCTGTTGTCGCAAATTGCCTTCCGTCGCCGTTTACCACCAGAAGAGATTAACGCACTGACGTTTAAAGTGCCGGGCGGCGTGGTCACGACGGTGATTGGTCTGATTTTCCTGGTCTTTATCATCGGGCTTATCGGCTACCATCCGGATACCCGTATTTCGCTGTACGTCGGTTTCGCGTGGATTGCCCTGCTGCTGATCGGCTGGGTATTCAAACGCCGTCGCGAGCGCCAACTGGCTGAAGTTAATTGA
- the brnQ gene encoding branched-chain amino acid transporter carrier protein BrnQ → MTHQLKSRDIIALGFMTFALFVGAGNIIFPPMVGLQAGEHVWTAAFGFLITAVGLPVLTVVALAKVGGGVDSLSTPIGKVAGLVLATVCYLAVGPLFATPRTATVSFEVGIAPLTGDSALPLFIYSVVYFAIVILVSLYPGKLLDTVGNFLAPLKILALIVLSVAAIVWPAGPISNAMEAYQTAAFSNGFVNGYLTMDTLGAMVFGIVIVNAARSRGVTEARLLTRYTVWAGLMAGVGLTLLYLALFRLGSDSAILVDQSANGAAILHAYVQHTFGGAGSFLLAALIFIACLVTAVGLTCACAEFFAQYVPLSYRTLVFILGGFSMVVSNLGLSHLIQISIPVLTAIYPPCIALVVLSFTRSWWHNSSRVIAPAMFISLIFGILDGIKASAIGDVLPAWTQRLPLAEQGLAWLMPTVVMVVLAVIWDRAAGRQVTSSAH, encoded by the coding sequence ATGACCCATCAGTTAAAATCACGCGATATCATCGCACTGGGATTTATGACATTTGCACTGTTCGTTGGTGCAGGTAACATTATTTTCCCCCCTATGGTTGGTTTGCAGGCTGGCGAGCACGTCTGGACTGCAGCTTTTGGCTTTCTGATTACCGCTGTTGGCCTGCCGGTGCTTACCGTTGTGGCGCTGGCGAAAGTCGGTGGTGGTGTAGACAGCCTGAGCACCCCGATCGGCAAAGTCGCCGGTTTAGTGCTGGCCACCGTCTGCTATCTGGCCGTCGGACCGCTGTTTGCTACGCCGCGTACCGCGACAGTTTCCTTTGAAGTGGGGATTGCCCCGCTGACCGGTGACTCCGCGCTGCCGCTGTTTATCTACAGCGTGGTTTATTTCGCGATTGTTATCCTGGTGTCGCTCTATCCGGGCAAACTGCTGGATACCGTGGGCAATTTCCTCGCCCCGCTGAAAATCCTTGCGCTGATTGTGCTGTCTGTTGCCGCGATTGTCTGGCCTGCCGGCCCGATCAGCAATGCGATGGAAGCCTATCAAACTGCAGCGTTTTCTAATGGCTTCGTGAACGGGTATCTGACCATGGATACGCTGGGCGCGATGGTATTTGGTATTGTTATCGTCAACGCCGCTCGCTCGCGTGGCGTTACTGAAGCGCGTCTGCTGACCCGTTACACCGTTTGGGCGGGTTTGATGGCAGGTGTGGGCTTAACGCTGCTGTATCTCGCGCTGTTCCGTCTGGGTTCAGATAGCGCGATTCTGGTGGATCAGTCTGCTAACGGCGCGGCGATTCTGCATGCGTATGTTCAGCACACCTTTGGTGGCGCTGGGAGCTTCCTGCTGGCGGCGCTTATTTTCATCGCCTGTTTGGTTACGGCGGTTGGCCTGACCTGTGCGTGCGCTGAATTCTTCGCGCAGTACGTTCCACTGTCTTATCGTACGCTGGTGTTTATCCTCGGCGGCTTCTCCATGGTGGTGTCAAACCTGGGCCTGAGCCACCTGATTCAGATCTCGATTCCGGTTCTGACGGCTATCTATCCGCCATGTATCGCACTGGTTGTATTAAGCTTTACCCGCTCATGGTGGCATAATTCTTCCCGCGTCATTGCACCTGCGATGTTTATCAGCCTGATTTTTGGTATCCTTGATGGCATTAAAGCTTCTGCAATTGGCGACGTCTTACCGGCCTGGACCCAGCGTTTACCGCTGGCGGAGCAAGGTCTGGCGTGGTTGATGCCAACAGTCGTGATGGTGGTCCTGGCCGTTATTTGGGACCGTGCAGCAGGTCGACAAGTGACCTCCAGCGCACACTAA
- the malZ gene encoding maltodextrin glucosidase gives MLNAWHLPVAPFVKQNKDKLTITLWLAGDNPPQRVTLRAENDNEEISLCMHKQRSQPQPGVTAWRTAIDLSCGQPRRRYGFKLLWLDRQLWFTPQGFSRIPPARLEQFAVDVPDNGPQWVADQVFYQIFPDRFARSQSRDVGQDNVYYHHAAGQDIVQRDWEEPLTAQAGGSTFYGGDLDGISEKLPYLKTLGVTALYLNPVFTAPSVHKYDTEDYRHVDPRFGGDRALLRLRHNTQQQGMRLVLDGVFNHSGDSHAWFDRHNRGTDGACHNPDSPWRGWYHFSDNGVALDWLGYASLPKLDFASESLVNEIYRGEDSIVRHWLKAPWSMDGWRLDVVHMLGEAGGARNNLQHVAGITQAAKETQPEVYVVGEHFGDARQWLQADAEDAAMNYRGFTFPLWGFLANTDISYDPQSIDAQTCMAWMDNYRAGLSHQQQLRMFNQLDSHDTARFKSLLGKDVARLPLAVVWLFTWPGVPCIYYGDEVGLDGNNDPFCRKPFPWQKEKQDGELLALYQRLAKLRHHSKALRHGGCQVIYAEDNVVVFVRVLNQQRVLVAINRGHACEVVLPSSPLLNIAQWQHKEGKGQVVGDVLTLPAISASVWMSH, from the coding sequence ATGTTGAACGCCTGGCACCTTCCGGTTGCCCCATTTGTTAAGCAAAACAAAGATAAACTGACGATTACGCTCTGGCTGGCAGGGGACAATCCGCCCCAGCGAGTAACGTTACGTGCGGAAAATGATAACGAAGAGATCTCGCTCTGCATGCACAAGCAGCGCAGCCAGCCGCAGCCCGGAGTGACCGCGTGGCGCACGGCAATCGATCTCTCCTGCGGCCAGCCTCGTCGACGCTATGGTTTTAAGCTGCTCTGGCTCGATCGCCAGCTGTGGTTTACCCCGCAAGGGTTCAGCCGCATTCCGCCCGCGCGTCTGGAACAGTTTGCCGTGGATGTGCCGGACAACGGTCCGCAATGGGTGGCTGACCAGGTTTTCTATCAGATTTTCCCGGACCGCTTTGCGCGCAGCCAGTCGCGTGATGTGGGGCAGGATAACGTCTACTATCACCACGCCGCTGGGCAGGATATTGTGCAGCGTGACTGGGAAGAACCGCTGACCGCACAGGCCGGAGGCTCGACGTTTTATGGCGGCGATTTGGACGGGATCAGCGAGAAACTGCCGTACCTGAAAACCTTAGGGGTAACGGCGCTGTACCTGAACCCGGTTTTTACCGCGCCGAGCGTGCATAAATACGACACCGAAGATTATCGTCATGTTGACCCGCGATTTGGCGGCGACAGGGCGCTATTACGCCTGCGACATAACACGCAGCAACAGGGAATGCGCCTGGTGCTGGACGGCGTATTCAATCACAGCGGCGATTCGCACGCCTGGTTCGACAGGCATAATCGGGGAACAGACGGGGCGTGCCATAATCCGGACTCGCCCTGGCGGGGTTGGTACCATTTTTCTGACAATGGTGTTGCGCTGGACTGGCTGGGTTATGCCAGTTTGCCCAAGCTGGACTTTGCCTCGGAAAGCCTGGTGAATGAAATTTATCGCGGCGAAGACAGTATTGTACGGCACTGGTTAAAAGCGCCGTGGAGTATGGATGGCTGGCGGCTTGATGTGGTGCACATGCTGGGGGAGGCCGGTGGGGCACGCAACAACCTGCAGCATGTGGCCGGGATTACCCAGGCGGCGAAAGAAACGCAGCCAGAAGTTTATGTTGTGGGTGAACACTTTGGTGATGCGCGCCAGTGGTTACAGGCCGATGCTGAAGATGCCGCCATGAACTATCGCGGTTTTACTTTCCCACTCTGGGGATTTCTCGCCAACACCGATATCTCTTACGATCCGCAGTCTATTGACGCCCAGACCTGTATGGCGTGGATGGATAACTATCGCGCGGGTCTGTCGCATCAGCAGCAGTTGCGCATGTTCAACCAGCTCGACAGCCACGATACTGCCCGCTTTAAATCGCTGTTGGGCAAAGATGTTGCGCGCCTGCCGCTGGCAGTGGTATGGCTGTTTACCTGGCCTGGTGTTCCCTGTATTTACTACGGTGATGAAGTAGGACTGGATGGGAATAACGATCCGTTTTGCCGCAAGCCGTTCCCGTGGCAGAAAGAAAAACAGGATGGCGAACTGCTGGCACTGTACCAGCGGCTGGCGAAATTACGTCATCACAGTAAGGCGCTACGCCACGGCGGTTGTCAGGTGATTTACGCCGAGGATAACGTGGTAGTATTTGTGCGGGTTCTGAACCAGCAGCGTGTCCTGGTGGCGATTAACCGGGGGCACGCCTGTGAGGTGGTGCTGCCGTCGTCGCCGTTGCTAAATATCGCGCAGTGGCAGCACAAAGAGGGAAAAGGTCAGGTTGTTGGCGATGTGCTGACGCTGCCCGCGATCTCGGCTTCGGTGTGGATGAGTCATTGA
- the phoB gene encoding phosphate response regulator transcription factor PhoB has product MARRILVVEDEAPIREMVCFVLEQNGFQPVEAEDYDSAVNQLNEPWPDLILLDWMLPGGSGLQFIKHLKREAMTRDIPVMMLTARGEEEDRVRGLETGADDYITKPFSPKELVARIKAVLRRISPMAVEEVIEMQGLSLDPTSHRVMTGEAPLDMGPTEFKLLHFFMTHPERVYSREQLLNHVWGTNVYVEDRTVDVHIRRLRKALEHSGHDRMVQTVRGTGYRFSTRF; this is encoded by the coding sequence ATGGCGAGACGTATTCTGGTCGTAGAAGATGAAGCTCCAATTCGTGAAATGGTCTGCTTCGTGCTCGAGCAAAACGGGTTCCAACCTGTAGAAGCCGAAGACTATGACAGTGCGGTGAATCAACTCAATGAACCCTGGCCGGATCTGATCCTACTTGACTGGATGCTTCCCGGCGGATCGGGCCTGCAGTTCATTAAACACCTCAAGCGTGAGGCGATGACGCGGGATATCCCTGTCATGATGCTGACGGCGAGAGGCGAAGAGGAAGACCGCGTGCGTGGGCTGGAAACCGGCGCGGATGACTATATCACCAAGCCGTTTTCCCCCAAGGAACTGGTGGCACGTATTAAAGCCGTGCTGCGTCGTATTTCGCCAATGGCGGTTGAAGAAGTCATTGAGATGCAGGGGCTGAGTCTTGATCCCACCTCGCATCGCGTGATGACCGGGGAGGCTCCGCTGGATATGGGACCAACCGAATTCAAACTGCTGCATTTCTTTATGACCCATCCCGAGCGCGTCTACAGCCGCGAACAATTACTTAATCATGTCTGGGGCACCAATGTGTACGTGGAGGACCGGACGGTTGATGTGCATATCCGTCGCTTGCGTAAGGCGCTGGAGCACAGCGGCCACGATCGCATGGTGCAGACGGTACGTGGGACGGGATACCGTTTTTCAACCCGCTTCTGA
- the sbcD gene encoding exonuclease subunit SbcD, translating to MRILHTSDWHLGQNFYSKSRAAEHQAFLDWLLETAQSHQVDAIIVAGDIFDTGSPPSYAREIYNRFVVNLQQTGCHLVVLAGNHDSVATLNESRDILAFLNTTVVASAGHAPQILKHRDGTPGAVLCPIPFLRPRDIITSQAGLTGSEKQQHLLGAITDYYQQQYQDACKLRGELNLPIIATGHLTTVGASKSDAVRDIYIGTLDAFPAQNFPPADYIALGHIHRAQVIGGTEHIRYCGSPIALSFDECGKSKCVHLVSFDEGKLSAVENLTVPVTQPLAVLKGDLAAITAQLEQWRGVEQQPPIWLDIEITTDDYLHDMQRKIQALTEDLPVEVLLVRRSREQRERIMANERRETLSELSVTEVFDRRLALEELEEPQRERLNQLFSATLQTLAGEAEA from the coding sequence ATGCGCATCCTTCACACCTCTGACTGGCATCTGGGACAAAACTTCTACAGCAAGAGCCGCGCCGCCGAGCATCAGGCTTTTCTTGACTGGCTGCTGGAAACGGCACAATCCCATCAGGTGGATGCCATTATTGTGGCAGGCGATATTTTTGATACCGGCTCACCACCCAGCTACGCCCGCGAGATTTACAACCGCTTTGTCGTTAATCTGCAGCAAACAGGCTGCCATTTGGTGGTGCTGGCAGGCAATCATGACTCCGTCGCCACGCTTAATGAATCGCGCGATATTTTGGCGTTCCTGAATACCACGGTGGTCGCAAGCGCGGGTCATGCGCCGCAAATACTGAAACACCGCGACGGTACGCCGGGTGCCGTACTGTGCCCAATTCCTTTTTTGCGTCCGCGCGACATCATCACCAGCCAGGCGGGACTGACCGGCAGCGAAAAACAGCAGCATCTGCTGGGGGCAATTACCGACTATTACCAGCAGCAGTACCAGGACGCCTGTAAACTGCGCGGTGAACTGAATCTGCCGATCATTGCGACAGGACATCTGACTACCGTCGGTGCCAGTAAAAGTGACGCGGTACGTGACATTTATATTGGAACGCTGGACGCCTTTCCGGCACAGAATTTCCCACCAGCGGATTACATCGCGCTGGGACATATTCACCGGGCGCAGGTTATCGGCGGGACGGAACATATTCGCTACTGCGGCTCGCCGATTGCCCTCAGTTTTGACGAGTGTGGCAAAAGCAAATGCGTCCATCTGGTGAGCTTCGACGAAGGGAAACTCAGCGCTGTCGAGAACCTCACCGTACCGGTGACGCAGCCGCTTGCGGTATTGAAAGGCGATTTAGCCGCCATTACCGCCCAGCTTGAGCAATGGCGCGGCGTAGAGCAGCAACCGCCCATCTGGTTAGATATCGAAATTACCACCGACGATTACCTGCACGATATGCAGCGTAAAATCCAGGCGCTGACGGAAGACCTGCCAGTAGAAGTCCTGCTGGTGCGTCGTAGCCGCGAGCAGCGCGAACGTATTATGGCCAATGAACGACGCGAAACGTTAAGCGAACTGAGCGTGACAGAAGTGTTTGACCGCCGACTGGCACTGGAAGAACTTGAAGAACCGCAGCGTGAGCGGCTTAATCAGCTGTTTAGCGCCACCTTGCAAACGCTCGCCGGGGAGGCTGAAGCATGA
- a CDS encoding LysR family transcriptional regulator — protein sequence MRINLDVLLILDALDKQGSFAAAAESLFKTPAALSYMIQKLESDLNIELLDRSGHRAKFTDTGLMMLEKGRLLLSAAKDLEKQALQLSAGWEKELAIALDASFPFAALLPVIDAFYALNKQTRLNFTHHTLAGSWEELTHNGADIILGAINEPPTSAAWSYKMLGTLDNVFVVAPEHPLAAAPTDLTNEQLCLHRAVVISDSARFCHPLQSNLMEEQAQIRVDDFHSKVMLLRSGIGCGFLPRHIASPWLATGELVEKTVTSFRQKDVAYMAWRNNSDGLAQRWWRETLLASPGITDLYQ from the coding sequence ATGCGCATCAATCTGGACGTTCTGCTTATCCTCGACGCACTCGACAAACAGGGATCATTTGCTGCTGCGGCTGAATCGCTGTTTAAAACACCTGCGGCACTCAGCTATATGATTCAAAAGCTGGAAAGCGATCTGAATATAGAATTGCTTGACCGTTCCGGGCATCGGGCGAAGTTTACCGATACCGGACTGATGATGCTGGAAAAGGGACGTTTGCTGCTCAGCGCGGCCAAAGACCTCGAAAAACAAGCGTTACAGCTGAGCGCAGGCTGGGAAAAAGAACTGGCGATTGCGCTGGATGCCTCCTTTCCTTTTGCCGCCTTATTACCGGTAATCGATGCTTTTTACGCCCTCAATAAACAAACGCGTCTCAACTTTACCCACCATACGCTGGCGGGTTCGTGGGAAGAACTCACCCACAACGGCGCGGATATTATTCTGGGCGCGATTAATGAACCACCGACGTCCGCCGCCTGGTCTTACAAAATGCTCGGTACGCTGGATAACGTATTTGTTGTCGCGCCTGAGCATCCACTGGCCGCAGCACCGACTGACTTAACGAATGAACAATTGTGCCTGCACCGGGCGGTTGTGATCAGCGACAGCGCCCGCTTTTGTCATCCGTTACAAAGCAACCTGATGGAGGAGCAGGCACAAATTCGCGTCGATGATTTCCACAGTAAGGTGATGTTACTTCGGTCCGGAATAGGCTGCGGATTTCTTCCCCGCCATATTGCCAGCCCATGGCTTGCCACGGGCGAGTTGGTAGAAAAAACGGTGACTTCTTTTCGTCAAAAGGATGTCGCTTATATGGCATGGCGCAATAACAGCGACGGGCTGGCGCAGCGCTGGTGGCGGGAAACGCTGCTGGCAAGCCCGGGGATTACGGATTTATATCAATGA
- the phoR gene encoding phosphate regulon sensor histidine kinase PhoR: MLERLSWKRLVLELILCCIPAFILSAFLGYLPWFLLASVTGLLIWHFWNLLRLSWWLWVDMSMTPPPGRGSWEPLLYGLHQMQLRNKKRRRELGNLIKRFRSGAESLPDAVVLTTEEGGIFWCNGLAQQVLGLRWPDDSGQNILNLLRYPEFTLYLKTRDFSRPINLVLNTGRHLEIRVMPYTDKQLLMVARDVTQMHQLEGARRNFFANASHELRTPITVLQGYLEMMQEHPLEGATREKALHTMREQTQRMEGLVKQLLTLSRIEAAPALLLNEKVDVPVILRVVEHEAQTLSQNKHTFTFDVDNRLSVMGNEEQLRSAISNLVYNAVNHTPAGTHITVRWQHVASGAEFCVEDNGPGIAAEHIPRLTERFYRVDKARSRQTGGSGLGLAIVKHALNHHDSRLNIESQPGKGTRFSFVLAERLLAKSND; encoded by the coding sequence TTGCTTGAACGATTGTCATGGAAAAGGCTGGTACTGGAGCTGATACTTTGCTGCATACCAGCTTTTATCCTTAGTGCTTTTTTGGGTTACCTGCCCTGGTTTTTACTGGCATCGGTAACGGGTCTGCTTATCTGGCATTTCTGGAATTTACTGCGTTTATCCTGGTGGTTATGGGTCGACATGAGTATGACGCCTCCGCCGGGGCGTGGCAGTTGGGAACCGTTGCTCTATGGCCTGCATCAAATGCAACTGCGTAACAAAAAACGCCGTCGTGAGCTGGGGAATCTGATTAAACGCTTTCGCAGCGGGGCGGAGTCACTCCCCGATGCGGTGGTGCTGACCACCGAAGAAGGCGGTATTTTCTGGTGTAACGGTCTGGCGCAGCAGGTTTTGGGACTGCGTTGGCCGGACGATAGCGGGCAAAATATTCTTAACCTGCTGCGTTACCCGGAATTCACGTTGTACCTTAAAACGCGCGACTTTAGTCGACCGATCAATTTGGTTCTCAATACCGGACGACATCTGGAAATTCGCGTGATGCCGTATACCGACAAGCAACTGTTGATGGTGGCGCGTGATGTCACCCAGATGCACCAACTGGAAGGCGCGAGGCGTAACTTTTTTGCCAACGCCAGCCATGAGCTGCGTACGCCAATCACGGTGCTGCAAGGCTATCTGGAAATGATGCAGGAACATCCCCTGGAAGGTGCAACGCGAGAAAAAGCGCTGCACACCATGCGTGAGCAAACACAGCGTATGGAAGGGCTGGTTAAGCAACTGCTGACATTGTCGAGAATCGAGGCCGCACCAGCGCTGCTGTTGAATGAAAAAGTCGATGTGCCGGTGATACTGCGCGTGGTTGAACATGAGGCGCAAACGCTGAGTCAGAATAAACACACGTTTACCTTTGACGTGGATAATCGCCTGAGCGTAATGGGCAATGAGGAGCAACTGCGTAGCGCTATCTCGAATCTCGTGTATAACGCGGTGAACCATACGCCTGCGGGAACGCACATCACCGTGCGCTGGCAGCATGTCGCGTCGGGGGCGGAGTTTTGTGTTGAGGACAACGGTCCAGGTATTGCTGCGGAGCACATTCCGCGTTTGACCGAGCGCTTTTATCGCGTGGACAAAGCGCGATCGCGGCAAACGGGCGGAAGCGGACTCGGGCTGGCTATTGTGAAACACGCCTTAAATCATCACGACAGCCGATTGAATATTGAAAGTCAGCCGGGCAAAGGGACGCGGTTTAGCTTTGTGCTTGCGGAACGTTTACTTGCCAAAAGTAACGATTGA